Proteins encoded within one genomic window of Misgurnus anguillicaudatus chromosome 18, ASM2758022v2, whole genome shotgun sequence:
- the LOC129429825 gene encoding uncharacterized protein — protein MAESMALETCLAFLLADCYDDEDILNVNVTTKRRKTSVNQENERTAPPQRAQGPRTSSNTVLEILTIGDFKSHFRLTPTQTEELVRVLKPCKWTAINQEGWTVCHAVLASLWTLSTQESFQGVASRFHATETIICDQLYEFCSLVTSTLANKIHWPEGKEAEMSVKGFYSTVGIPGTLCVVGTSYINIDKPTDVPDPEVYKTGQSYSVKLMAFCNYRGRFTYVTAEHPRSWLNSRALSATEVGKLMQEDPVVLLQGKHIIGDCTYPLSEHLLTPFPDYSTLGQKRECYNRRVQSALKVVQDSIYTLKFSFQRLRYLQKHDIYQTNIALEACCILYNMFLETCSMPANWVEENTPQKPFHELPYGHSGSLGGISKRQDIATTLRRINKKKKIV, from the exons ATGGCGGAAAGTATGGCGCTGGAAACATGTCTAGCTTTTTTGTTAGCCGATTGTTACGATGATGAAGATATCCTTAATGTAAACGTGACTACCAAACGACGTAAAACCAG TGTTAATCAAGAAAACGAACGAACCGCTCCTCCACAAAG GGCTCAGGGCCCAAGAACCAGTTCCAATACTGTTCTGGAAATCCTGACAATCGGCGACTTTAAAAGTCACTTCCGGCTGACACCAACTCAAACTGAG GAGTTGGTACGAGTGCTGAAACCCTGTAAATGGACCGCAATCAATCAGGAGGGATGGACAGTGTGCCATGCAGTTCTTGCTAGTCTGTGGACTTTGTCTACCCAGGAGTCTTTTCAGGGTGTAGCAAGTCGCTTCCATGCCACCGAGACAATTATTTGTGATCAGCTGTATGAATTTTGCTCTCTGGTTACCAGCACATTGGCAAACAAAATCCACTGGCCCGAGGGGAAAGAAGCAGAAATGTCCGTGAAGGGGTTCTATTCTACTGTGGGCATACCGGGCACCCTCTGTGTAGTAGGAACCAGTTATATTAATATCGACAAACCTACTGATGTCCCAGACCCAGAGGTATATAAAACAGGGCAGTCCTACTCTGTAAAACTAATGGCTTTTTGCAACTACAGGGGTCGTTTTACCTATGTGACTGCAGAACACCCCAGAAGCTGGCTTAACTCGAGGGCCCTGTCAGCAACAGAGGTTGGCAAGCTAATGCAGGAAGACCCAGTGGTTTTGCTGCAAGGCAAACACATCATAGGTGATTGCACGTACCCGCTTTCCGAGCACCTTCTTACCCCATTTCCTGATTATTCAACACTGGGACAGAAAAGGGAATGTTACAATCGAAGAGTGCAGTCAGCACTTAAAGTGGTCCAGGACTCTATCTATACTTTGAAGTTTAGCTTTCAGAGGCTTAGATATCTGCAGAAGCATGACATTTACCAAACTAACATAGCTTTGGAGGCCTGCTGTATTCTATATAACATGTTCCTTGAAACATGTAGCATGCCAGCAAACTGGGTAGAGGAAAATACTCCCCAAAAACCTTTCCATGAACTACCCTATGGGCATTCTGGAAGTCTCGGTGGAATATCTAAGAGACAGGACATTGCAACTacacttagacgaattaataaaaaaaagaaaattgtgTAG